A genomic window from Silene latifolia isolate original U9 population chromosome Y, ASM4854445v1, whole genome shotgun sequence includes:
- the LOC141630144 gene encoding uncharacterized protein LOC141630144, which yields MAPDMTVAEYYHKFNEKSRYAEDIEVSQENLALRFEKGLTPKIMEKVPLGVLTMLRKFMSAPEELRGVIVRNKARLVVQGYYQQEGIDFDETFPPIARLDAIRLLIAFAAHMDIKLFQMDVKTAFLNGYLQEEVYVEQPPDFLDSKFPKHVYKLDKALYGLKQAPRSWYDRLSKFLLDNGFQRGSVDKTLFLKPDLYLWYPMDCNFTLTGYSDADYEGCLVQRKSASGVATLVGLCLISCASKKQNMVALSIVESEYVAAAQCCSQILWVRQQLWDYGMIINYAPILCDNTSAINISKNPFSIAGQNILTFVIIFFVIMYKKGT from the exons ATGGCTCCGGATATgacagtggctgagtactatcacaagttcaatgagaagtctaggtacgcaGAGGATATAGAGGTGAGTCAGGAGAACttagcattgaggtttgagaaaggtttgacacctaagatcatggagaagGTGCCTTTAGGAGTCCTTAcgatgttaaggaagtttatgagcGCGCCGGAAGaactgagag GTGTGATTGTTAGAAACAAGGCTAGACTCGTGGTGCAAGGATATtatcaacaagaagggattgaTTTTGACGAGACCTTTCCACCCATAGCTAGACTTGACGCTATTCGTCTCCTTATTGCCTTTGCCGCTCATATGGATATCAAACtctttcaaatggatgttaagaccGCGTTTCTTAATGGCTATTTGCAAGAGGAAGTATATGTTGAACAACCTCCCGATTTTTTAGATAGCAAATTTCCTAAGCATGTTTACAAATTAGATAAGGCActttatggtcttaaacaagcacctAGATCTTGGTATGATAGACTATCTAAGTTCCTTCTTGATAATGGGTTTCAAAGAGGTTCTGTTGACAAAACACTATTTTTAAAACCG GActtatatctatggtatcctatggATTGTAATTTCACTCTCacggggtattcagatgcagattatgaaGGTTGCTTAGTTCAGAGAAAGAGTGCCTCGGGTGTTGCTACTTTAGTAGGGTTGTGTCTTATTTCTTGTGCTTCCAAGAAACAAAATATGGTTGCTCTATCTATTGTCGAGAGTGAATATGTCGCTGCTGCTCAATGTTGTTCTCAAATCTTATGGGTAAGACAACAGTTGTGGGATTACGGTATGATCATTAATTATGCTCCTATTCTTTGTGATAACACTAGCGCAATTAATATTTCAAAAAATCCATTCAGCATTGCAGGACAAAACATATTGACATTCGTCATCATTTTCTTCGTGATCATGTATAAGAAGGGAACATAA